In the genome of Chrysoperla carnea chromosome 5, inChrCarn1.1, whole genome shotgun sequence, the window ATCTCGCTGACAGGCAGACACTAATAGGAGTTTTAATAATACGATCCCGTTTGCTTCCGttcgtgtacggaaccctaaaaatcAAGTTGGTATTGTTGGTAATATAGAAATCTGATACAAATAAGTGTAAAGTGTTTATATGGTTTCGTGGCTTGTTTGTTCTTGGTTTTAAACGCAAtgcaaattgtatttaaattaattataggatgtcaaatttgatttattttcaacattgtactaattaatatcaattattgactgtttatttttgtacttgactgagtcaattggcatgagataattttttgtttggttattttttaaatacttctcTCTCTTACTGAACTAAGATAACATGACCGGTCACAATTACAGGTAATCCTTGAAtttatttggaatatttaacccgtcagcactcgcgtcaaccgttcagatatactcgccaaaaggaagtcaCTCACTAAGTTTCAAGTATTAATACTAAGTTTCAATTGGAAGaccatcaaagttgacatttaaCGCGGTTTATGTATATCACCAAAACTACTTATGTTACATCGAAACAATTCTGTTATCTAATAAATAAGGCTTCTGATATCCtgtattaaatcaaattaaggatgaaatttgatttataatctaataatatattaaaatcgaatattctaTCCATACTTGTTTTGTTGATGAACgacatttaattgataataattgataCTTGTATGTAACTGCTCTTCAGCTTTGATTCTTACCTAcacatgaatttattatatacaatcaTGTACAAGGTGGTTTAAAAATCGTTGATATTATATAATCAAACTAGCTTTTGCATACGGCTCCGCTGGGATAATGGTTCATTTCATTGattcaataaagaaaaaaccaaCTTTGAAGTCCTACAAGCTATTCTTCAACCCGCTTGCCCTTGCTAAACCCGCCCCCTAAACATCAACTTTACTTTATCTCCCCTTGGAAAATAACTTGGGATTCGGTAATGGAGTTTCCTGCGCTCCCTTATGTAGATAAAAAACTGGAGTGATTGATTGACTGGAGTGATTGACCAATTTAATaccaattttaatacttaaaatatgaatataggAACTCATGAGAGGAAAGTAAACAtttatgtagatattttatagaaccgTAACCATAAGCAGTTATACTGGTTTTCCTTCAGAAATCTTTAAaagtaattcaaatttctaacttCAAATGGTTTTTCTCTCAAATTTTACTGCCACTGTTTGAACTTTctgaatgatttaaaataaggaTAACAAGTAAAGGtttcatttgttaaaatttcaaaaaaaagtatgaaaaattgAAGAGATTTTGAAAGTTATTTACCGTGAACGCTTTTTGAtttattgcaataaatataGCTTATGTAATACCCAATAATTAATGATAACTATGTATAATCataaatatctaatattatcgataacataatataatagaTTGGTCTAAATACACCATTCTAATTCACAACACCAATcagtttagaataataataataataataatatcacatCTCCTGAGGCTGTCAGCTCTCAATCGAATTCAAGTGAATGCAATTCTATAGATTTAACAGCATGTTATTAAACTATACAAAAtacttcaatttattattattgaacgtCAATTCAATCGTATACGTATCAATTAGTGAGTTTTATTCCaacaaacaaaactttaatctgagtataataaactaatatttagCTCAAAAAAGGAACATGATTTTGATCTGGACGACACATTCATCATTTGACATCGAATTTACAGGGTGTcactcgggagtgatttcttgaaccgtttctcCTATTATCTGTTTAAATTGGTCTACACTcttaaacgaccattaacattcctgcctaatttttttaattttttggcagCCCGTATATTCGATGACAAGAGTGATTACCTGAATGTTAATATGTTCGAAAGCAGAGCttcttttataaagaatatctttttttcgtaaaccttattataagaaaattttccatatgtAACCAACTTAAGTACACACCAATGTAGCCaatttaagtcccaagtttttaatgcatagaaatattgatactacaaacaaaattttggtataggtgatcatacaatcatctaattaatccatttccgtttgtccgtctacCTGTCAGCACGAGAACTcaaaaaacagaataaaatattcattattctgTGTAGGTACTACTGCCCGACCAACCTTAaggtattattaatatatagataatatatttgtttatttgtattcTTGACATAAATAATCGTGTAGCCGATTTATTATTGCTtaggtacaaaaattaatagaatatgaaaaagaagaataaacatgAAAAGAagattttgattaataaaaacatacttGACATTATACAAGATGATTCAGGAGGAATGTTAATCAAAGCAAGAAAGTAGGGAAAGAATTATTatgattgaaaaagtttattttattatagagtGGGGAAATTTCTTCAGAAAATGATTGATATTTGTTTTGATAGTATTTCGATATAAATTTCAAGGAAAAGTTTCTGTTAGTAAAGTCCCTGTGTACCTATACAATGTTTATAATCATTTGTTCTGCtcgctcatttaaggacgttcggCAATCCTGTGCTATTCCTTTGAGGGTGAGGCTAGTAATGTAGCTATACATGAGAGTGTTTAGTCTTATACATCCACGCTTGATACACTCTACAATGATCCTGCAGGCATAATGATAGCCACAGATCTAGGTCTTAAGAGATAATCTCACAACCTACGTTCCTCTCTAACTTAGATCCGACGATAAAAAGTACCACCCCCTTTGTCCTCATCCCAGTCCTCTCTTTACTGAGAACTTGTTCCCGAGGCTAGGAGACGGTAGAACATAGGCAAAGGGTCTCGGAAGTGAATACCTTCGTTAGATCCGTCTTTCACCGTAATACGTCTCAGTCCAGGGTGAGATCAGATTTATCCCGAGAGCAGCAACTGCTGCGTATTTTCCTCTAAAGTGATCGATATATTCTGTAAAGTATTCCCGAATTTCGCTGTAATCAGAAAACCATGAAACACACGTACTGAAACGTTCTGTATATagcaataaaatatgtatttatttaataaaaaaattaatcaattctgaattgcaataaattcttttgaataatttctttTCTATACACACATTTCTTAggtaacttttgattttttattaatatattcaaattcacTTTTGAGTTCCGTACCCAACGGATAAACAAATTCTTTGCAAACGTTAAATATTTCAagcgttttaaataaaattgctaCAAAAAAATCCATTATGAACTTTCAAAGGGATTTAAATTTCAAGTTTGTATCAGGTACTATTAATTCTAACTTACCCGTAAATTACTTCCTGTTTGAACTGTTTTGGCCAACTTCTGGTAAAATGGAGTGCTGGAAACCCTTATTTTTGTGGATTATCTATCCTTCAGTTTTTTTACGAAAAGGCATTCTTAACTTTGCCAAAAACGTCGATCTTTAAATGAGCCAAAACTAGTTTTggctcaataaaataaataaggtaCTAAAATGAAACTATACCTGAGTTCATTTCCATCCATTTTCTACATTCATTTCCAGTTAAGGTACTCCATTCGAAGGTACTTTCCAGGTAccttcaaaaacaaaagaaaatattcttaaatgttaaaatatgtaattcagAACCTTCCTGGGTGCTTAAATCGTCGCACTTGACCAATTcactcaaatattaaaaatgaatattcaaaaaaaatgaaagggattatcaaattattacgaAAGTAGTTTTACCAATCATTACCTACCACATTTTAATAGGTCAAGGTTATTACAAATACGCCACTTCAGCGGTTTCAGTGTAATTTGATGTTTCGTGACAAATTAGCATTTATAAGTTAAAACgttatcataaaatattgaccttgttaattaatcaataatcaatATCTGTGGAATCTTAAGCTATGACCGTGACGAAACGATTATACTCATCTTTAATTCACATTTTCACTCTTCCAAAATTCACTTAAACTTGATTTGCTCAACATAGGTATATTTATCAGGAACTTTACAAGAGCCGCTCaacataaatatgtttatttatattattacatctTGACATAttccagtttttcgctagctatcacttgcttaattccaggaccaggactccatattcttgaaatatattagAGCTATGTTAATGTTGatcacaaattttgaaaaatatgacccaaatttaataggattacatactttgtttataaaaattggataaaatttggatgtgatagagcaaaatttaattattttgatgatgatttttggaaatttgggtaaaatttgtatttgtatgagGCAGGTCCGTAACAGGGGCGCGGCAAAGGAGGCACCCGCCATCGGCGTAACAGAAATTGAACCCTTAATTGAATACTAATACCAATTTCGATGTTTTTAACGCAGATCGTTGTAGATACTACCAGACAACTATTTATGTTGTGCTTTTATCCCAAAAGCCCTGGATTAAGTTCATATATGCACCTATTAAAACACAAAAGATTAAAaagtcatattaaaatttaacaatacatgataaaataattttaggcaTAAAGCaagcatacattttttgaattacCACAAGTCAAAAATTCAAAGCAAAGTCCTTTCTAGCCCCTGGATTGCTTCGGTGGTATATGTTTTATGCACATGTGTTTATTGTTATAGCCTATATTTCTGCTTATAAGTAATTCGAATAAATCTTGGTCGCTATAGCCAATATGTCATTATAACCAATATTGTTATAACCGATAGATTCATATATAAGTATTCGGTTGTCTTTCATTTTCGTCGTTAAAACCGGTTTAAACTgcatttaagaaaagttttcgCTAGCTTTATACCTAAATGTTATTGGCctaattagaaatttaaaacgaaaaagtttatttatacattACTTGATGAAAAATTCAACACATTGATTTATCGAATATATATACAGATACAGAgtgagtcattttaatctatacacctaaatatctcgctTTGTAAGTTAAGCaatcaaaaattactaaaaaaaaagttgcagttTTTGATACTCTTCGGGTTTCACTAAcacttttaattaaagttatcgcttaaagtttatcgaaaaTTGAAGGTCAAAGTCATTTACAAAAGCGAATGTCCTGTATTgctcttgacaacttttggctaaagcattttttccGTAagagcgtgttttctttcgattaaatgcaataaagacatatttttaagtatcattttctccgaaaactgacgtttttcgaaaaaatgttttaaaccaaaattgttagtttttatgaggatcatCTTCCTAATTTAAAgagttattctatctcttactgtttAAGATCTAAATGAGCTaataaagaaacccgaagaactaagtCCAATATGATGTCCGTTCATGatgcccccatcaaactctgcaacttttgtttaagttattttttgattcgcTATTTACAAAACgtgatatttaggtgtatagattaaaatgactcacCCAGTATAACTATGAATGAAGCACCTAAAACCTCAATTTTCAATACCATTTTTTCCACTATATTAAACATAGTACTATTATTATTCGAATTGATTGATGATACACCTCTAAAAGGTCACCTTTCTCCCCAATGGCGAAGGTGGTTGGTTATCTCTATAAtaggaataatttattaaactttttatgggggtttttatttaatatatgacCCCATttgataaacatatttaaaaaaatatgtaaatataccAACATTACGTCACACGTATGAAAAATTCTTACCATGAAAATTCTTAATGCGTTTAGTATTTCAAGTGTATTTTATTCAAGATGATtgttaacgaaaatttttttgccataACATTAGTAGATCAAGGGCTACAAGGTTACatttttttcctcaaaaaatcattttttccccatttttttaaattaattttgtatgaaaGATTGGGttaatatactaattttttcatttattttgttcaagGTGAGGAAATACTTcaacaaaaagaaacaaaaatgattccaatatttcaaaaattatcatttttatatcagccatatttattatttattttatcgttggGATATAATTTGGCTGAATTAGGACGATCGTTAATTGGAACATCATCAAAAGCAACAGCTCTCGATTTACATTATGGTGATATTTCGTGTCAGTTGAATACAACAGAATTTGATACTAAATATTTACCGATGGAGTGCGATGCAGCAAACAGTTCCGATATGTAAGTAAAAACTCCGCTAATTTGGCCACAAAAGCTTTCTATCGGTTCCATTCCGCATGATATACGTTCctaatagaaaacttttttaaattggaatttaatttatttgaaattaattggaTCAAGCTAGCTGGATAAAGTTAGAATAAATCTACTTGAAGCTGCGAAAAGCAAACATAAAATAGTGTCCCTCCAATATTTTTTGGAACTTTTCGCCCCTGTTTTTTGTCCCTCCAATATTTTTTGGGACTTGTCGGCCCTGCAAAATAGGTCTATTTTTGTTGTCTGAATGATATAATATatgaatttcttatttttagatGTTTATCGTTGGAATATAATGGTACAAATTATTGTGAATGGAACTATAATGGATTGGGAATCGATTACCAAATATTGGCTGGTCCAAGTTTTTTCACTGTTTATACAATAGCTGGATTATTTATTGGATTTGCAGCAGATCGATCAAATCGTGTCCgtttattatcaatttgtacattaatattttcaattgctATATTTTTTATGGGATCTGTTCAACAATATTGGCAATTAGTTTTATTACGGATGCTGTTAGCTATTGGGTAAGTTCTAAAAAGAAATCTATTTAGAAATTtcgactaatttttttttttggatttgtaGAGAAGCAGGTTGTAATCCATTGGCTACCGGTATCCTCTCCGATATATTTACCGAAGAACAACGTGGATTGGTTATGTCAATATTTAATTGGGGTATTTATGGTGGATACGGTATCGCCTTTCCAATTGGAAGATACATGCCAGATTTAAATATATGGGATTTGGGTTGGCGTATAATGTATTATGGAACCGGAATTGTTGGattaatatttgcaattttaactGGATTTACATTGAAAGAACCAGAACGTGTTGATACTGTTACTGTGACAAAACACTCCGAGGAAGATGCAAAagctaaaaaacataaaattttagcaGTTGTTACCGATCCTAAGTTAGTTTTGTTATGTTTGGCAGCTTCGGTACGTCATTGTGGtaagttaaaattgaaatttcaactTTGTCGTACCCTGGTGGatctaattattttctttttataggtGGTTTATGCCTCGGCTACAATTGTGATTTATACTTCCGTGAATATTTCCCTGAATACGATATGGGTTGGTGGTTATTCGCTGTAACAATTGGTGTTGGTGGTATTGGTGTTATATTTGGAGGTATTGTCAGTGATAAATTTGTTGGAAAGATGGGTGTACGATCACGTGTTGCGTGTTTAGCCATCAGTCAATTAATTGCTACACCATTTGCCTTTGGTAGTGTGGCATTTGAACCATTTTGGGCGATGATTCATTTGAGCATATCATATTTCTTTGGTAAGTACTAAATAAATATTCCGTTCTTTGCTCAGAGTTCTTACACAGTTGTTACAAAAATCTGTTGAAATTTCATTGAAACGCCAATTATTTTAAGTGcgaatttaagtattttatatagagaaaattttttcactagATTTCGCTGTCCAATTTCAAAAATGGATCTATCTTGATTTCTTTTCATCTATTTCGTATCCAATAATagatgaagaatttttaattgcatttaaCAAAGTAATTTTGGCAAAAAATCCTAgattatactaattttttacttttttgttattaCAGCTGAGATGTGGTTTGGAATTTTGTTTGCTATTTTGGTAGAAGTTGTCCCATTAAAAGTGCGATCAACAACCGTCTCTATATTTTTATTCGTCATGAATAATATTGGATCGAATTTACCAATTTTAGTGGATCccgtatcaaaatattttaatagttacagAATagctttatatattttctacgCTGGAGCTTATGCACTTagtaagtaaaaattgatttttgtttttatgttattcaTTTTCGACAGTTTTGCCAACTCAGGGCATTCGTATTCGAGGACATATAGAAATCATATTtggattttgaatttaaaagctTTCGGGGTCGAAGAATCTTGCACTCAACTTTTTGCACCATACTCTTTAATTTTGTATGATCCATTCTGTAACCTTTGAGTCGACGAAATTACACTTTGGCAAAAAACTTTCCTACGCACGGCGCCAAAATTTCACTTGAATCATTCGATATTTGCAATGAGGACGTTTCCAAATGTCTACAGAATGTTCCGCGTtctatcaagctaaaatttttacacgatataTGACTCTCTTAGAGGATGGTTTTTATCTAACTTTAACCCCCGTCTGAAGTGAGATATGGGGATggaagtggggatgaacaataaaataatttcaaatatacacaATTGGAGTATCGAAGGGCATGatgtgtacattacaaaactttaAGTTAAATGAAAATCAGTTTAGTTATATACAAGTTTTGAACTGTTTTAAAGAGGGGTTTgtccaattttataaaatttactagctGTTAAACTTGTCATCTATTTCCATACAACCATAATGTACCACAGCGAAGCGTGACAGCATACagctaatttttctaaataatttaatgaattaataagttttttaaatgtttttactaattaacactcaaataacatataattatttaaaattatatgtttccaatgttaaatttattttcattttttttttctaggttcattattgtttttattaacaatgTTCTTAATGGATGGTCCACCACCAACGGAgaacaataacaatttaaaacatGACATGGGCCATGAAAATGGTATATGTACAACAATTGATGAAACTAATTTACATACAATACAAAATCCTATTGTTGCAACAGCACCAAATGGTCAAACATCAAATGGTCAAACACCAAATAGTAATGGACATGCAAACAATAAACAGCATACAATTGAAATGAGtcgattataatatattaatttatttaattattattaattttaaattaattaatctcaaaatgttattaattaatttcttgtaaatagtttttttttttttgtaatttatatatataatattttttatcatggaTTACATtaatccttaattttttttctcactcactttatgaaaaaaattcatcgtCTAAGAGCTCCAGTGGCCAGCagatttgaaatatatttttgaaagtctGACTGGCTCTTAAACTATAATATACAgattgttttattgaaatttaggcTAGCAATGATACAAATGAAGTTAATTATCTTCTCTTTATGATAAATagtttctacaaatttttgcaGACAAAGatacaactttttttagttCTAGAAATAGAACTAGACTAGACTTGATTTTGGTTCATTTTAAGAACTAATtcttagaatttataaaaaaagactcctttttattaattgacatcacttaaaaagtttttttttaattaaaattagaggCAAAACcttgttttcgaattttttgatgttttttgaaGGATTTATACGCcttagaaaaaataacaaatttagcaaaaaaattgatgttcttttattttaataaaaaatcactttttaaactgTAATTAATCCGAAACACTATGAAATTGTAATTCCAcaagtatcaatattttacgagtacgaaaattgaaagaaatttggCCTACTTTGGACAACTAGAATATGAAACaatctgtatattttaaaataattttttttaccatattttataattattaatactcATCATTACCTtcaatcattattatattattattaattatggtaataattattattgaaaataaattttatatatatgataattattaaaatattgttataaatttgtatagttaaattaataattaataatttgtataatcaaatttttgtatttattgtatgtaatattatattttgattatttttatctatattaaaTCGATTGCAATTGtaaatatagaataaataaataaactttttgtaaatattaaattattgtgttcaatatatcatttttgtatcctacagatttatttccacaagCGTAATACTAATACTAGAGCTACATGGTCCGGCTTCGCATTCGTGAAAAcggaattttaatttgaatatgccCTACACATAAACTTTCCGGAAAAAATCATCTACGTGATGAAGAGAACAGTCATTAGAAAACCGGCTTAGGAGGAGTTAACGGATAAACAGACAGGCATGAGCGGAGGGTGACTTCCTTTTATAGTATGTTTGTCTAAGGCTTATTAATTTACACCAGGAGAGCCATCGTTTTTTTAAGGGCATTGCTGCTCTTGTAACTCAAATCAGAAGCAGTCAAGCATCAAAAAGAACAGTATTTTTggagattttttgtttttataatgtcTTTTGACCAGTTTATGGAAACATACGAGAACGTCGTGTAAAAGTTCATCCAACATAGTTATTTGAAGtgtgataacataataaattgttttgagTGAATTTATTTCGTTATAAGTCTTCTCCAATATGTTTGATTGAAAAACAATCTCATTTCAAAGTAAATTCACTCTACGTTAATTCCCATATGCCCTCTTTAGAACCCATTcacaaattaacttttaattatatcGTCTGTATATAATTACTGAAAGTATATGTTCCGAGAAATTCCCATAAACTTTTATCTGTTGACAAATAACTTATGGCGACAAACTTTCTTATCAATATCACAATCTTTTATTTAGgtttaaaccaaaaattattaatattcaaaattagaaatgtaaatgtaaaagcAATGTAAAAGGAATTTTcaaacttgtaaataaaacagatttcaatgaataattttgtattctctcagatatataaatttgtatattcaaGTAAATTGAACGATAACATGTTGTTT includes:
- the LOC123299875 gene encoding putative metabolite transport protein HI_1104, producing the protein MIPIFQKLSFLYQPYLLFILSLGYNLAELGRSLIGTSSKATALDLHYGDISCQLNTTEFDTKYLPMECDAANSSDICLSLEYNGTNYCEWNYNGLGIDYQILAGPSFFTVYTIAGLFIGFAADRSNRVRLLSICTLIFSIAIFFMGSVQQYWQLVLLRMLLAIGEAGCNPLATGILSDIFTEEQRGLVMSIFNWGIYGGYGIAFPIGRYMPDLNIWDLGWRIMYYGTGIVGLIFAILTGFTLKEPERVDTVTVTKHSEEDAKAKKHKILAVVTDPKLVLLCLAASVRHCGGLCLGYNCDLYFREYFPEYDMGWWLFAVTIGVGGIGVIFGGIVSDKFVGKMGVRSRVACLAISQLIATPFAFGSVAFEPFWAMIHLSISYFFAEMWFGILFAILVEVVPLKVRSTTVSIFLFVMNNIGSNLPILVDPVSKYFNSYRIALYIFYAGAYALSSLLFLLTMFLMDGPPPTENNNNLKHDMGHENGICTTIDETNLHTIQNPIVATAPNGQTSNGQTPNSNGHANNKQHTIEMSRL